The Chloroflexota bacterium genomic sequence CGTATTGCACATTTGCCGCACAATAGGAACAGACCGGCCCGCGAACGATCAAGCGTGCGATTTCGGGGCTGCGAGATGCAGGCGACATGAGTCGACGGAAAGCGGATTAGACAACTCAGGACAGTGTGACGTAGTGGTTCACCAAGGAAGTGCGGCATGGCGAAGGTAGTGACGCTAGATGAAAGCACCCAGCCGTTGCGCACCTTGATTGCGCAGGAACTTCAGACCTACGACGAGCAGGGATTCGTCATTCTAAATGATGTCTTTCCGTCCCAGGACATCACTACCCTCAACGACGAGATCGAGCGTCTCATGCCGGAGCATGGCGACACCATGGCAAACCGGCCGGGTTGGATTTTTCAGTTGGGGCTGCGTTCCGAGCTCATCAGCAACTTCGCCCGCGACGAACGAATCCTGTCCCTGATCGAGGATATTGTGCACCCCGGCATTGCCATTCACTCCGCAAAACTCGTCTCCAAGGTGCCCCACTCCGACATCGTCTGCCACTGGCACCAGGACGAGGCCTTCTACACGCGGCCCGACGATCCCAAGTCGTTCAGCCAGACGCGCATGTCCATCTGGGTGCCGCTGCAGGACGCCAACGAGGCCAACGGCTGCATGTGGGTGGTGCCGGGCAGTCACCGCTGGGGACTGCAGGACTACGAAGTCATGGACTATGGGGCCTGCGTCCGCAAGCTCACGCCCGAAGAATACGCCAACGAGCATGCCATTCCCGTCCCGCTGCCGGCCGGCTCCATGTTGCTCTTCCACGGCCTGCTGTGGCACCACTCCAAAGGCAACAGCACCGACCACGTGCGCCAGGCCTTCATCGTCTCGTACCAGGAAGCCACGTCCTTGGCCGACGTCGGCCAGCGCAAGCTCATCCGGCCTGCTCCCGCGAGCAATGGGGAGTAGTGCGCGGTGGTCTTGCAAGTCAGAATTGATTGGGCAGGAGATCGGTAGCGTAGGTTTGCAACCTGCGCCTACTCTGGCGTTGCCGGACAGCAATGCGTGTGCTTGTAGTACTTCATCAGAACCATCTCAACTCAGCAAAAAGATAGAGCACAGCCACTCCTCCAAACACGACTATAATTACCCACCCCCAGATTA encodes the following:
- a CDS encoding phytanoyl-CoA dioxygenase family protein, translating into MAKVVTLDESTQPLRTLIAQELQTYDEQGFVILNDVFPSQDITTLNDEIERLMPEHGDTMANRPGWIFQLGLRSELISNFARDERILSLIEDIVHPGIAIHSAKLVSKVPHSDIVCHWHQDEAFYTRPDDPKSFSQTRMSIWVPLQDANEANGCMWVVPGSHRWGLQDYEVMDYGACVRKLTPEEYANEHAIPVPLPAGSMLLFHGLLWHHSKGNSTDHVRQAFIVSYQEATSLADVGQRKLIRPAPASNGE